One genomic region from Osmerus mordax isolate fOsmMor3 chromosome 4, fOsmMor3.pri, whole genome shotgun sequence encodes:
- the c2cd5 gene encoding C2 domain-containing protein 5 isoform X6, which translates to MPGKLKAKIVAGRHLPVMDRASDLTDAFVEVKFGNTTFKTDVYHKSLNPQWNSEWFKFEVDDEDLQDEPLQITVLDHDTYSANDAIGKVYIDIDPLLCSEAATVISGWFPIYDTIHGIRGEINVLVKVDLFNDLNRFRQSSCGVKFFCTTSIPRCYRAALVHGFVEELVVNEDPEYQWIDRIRTPRASNEARQRLISLMSGELQRKIGLKVLEMGGNAVVGYLQCFDLEGESGLVVRAIGTACTLDKLSSGTSSNTNTNTHTHSNTAPASNACNSPSKDSKEPVFSEDPPSSSAPPTPLKVLPSSSPPPMSPSKPCSRQSSSSDTDLSLTPKTGMGSGGSAGKEAGPLKTLLRQQTQTALEQRGAASSGLLLSAGEFPFFTLTCFPPGFLIHAGGVVSARSVKLLDRIHNPDEPETRDAWWEEIRQEIKSHAKALGCHAVVGYSESTSICEEVCILSASGTAAILNPRFMREGCLDVGGSDHRLSRQPAPVMGGSDRVEGEFSSAWLGFEDSSPTSCGFCHIPYDELNMPFPAQLTYCYQCRRQKVPDVLFTTIDLPTEAAVNGKGCLIQARLCRLKKKAQGEVNATAISNLLPFMEYELHTQLMNKLKLRCMNALFGLRIQISVGENMLLGLASATGVYLTALPAPGGIQIAGKAPGDLSYEQHIATIQKRINDTIGKNKELYHIHPPEVTEEVVGSPIPEPRQRSRLFRSQSESSDDLSELDLSHGKKDAFVLEIDDTDAVEDIHSLLTDAATPTGFYSCNTEIMPGIQNWTGSLQMFTSVRVFRLSNANLTNQGLNKTFIDLCENLLKSLYFKLRSMVPCCLCHLNFAVAVPEEDLIQVAVTAVAMSFDKDQAQERPGVDKTITKGSAETEEQLQFSLELCAESSASNQPPGRTSGVTDCGNAHPSSRAPSVDYGSFADRCSTWLELLRLKAHTIRRGSVKTISSSERCSPLPEGRSRSLRSTRSFGGGSVTVVKMTPLSFIPGTRIVKYLGIINMFFIRETTSLREEGGVSGFLHSFIAEVFAMVRAHVAALGGNAVVSYSMKECVFMENPNKNQAQCLINVSGDAVIFVRDSDLEATPPLMSCGQVCSSGTDGTT; encoded by the exons ATGCCAGGGAAATTGAAAGCCAAAattgtggcgggccgccacttGCCTGTAATGGACAGAGCCAGTGACCTGACAGATGCTTTTGTAGAG GTCAAGTTTGGAAACACAACTTTTAAAACGGATGTCTATCACAAATCACTCAACCCACAATGGAACTCTGAATGGTTCAAATTTGAG GTTGACGACGAAGACTTGCAGGACGAGCCCTTGCAAATCACGGTGTTGGACCATGACACGTACAGTGCCAACGATGCCATAGGGAAGGTTTACATTGACATCGACCCTCTGCTGTGCAGCGAAGCTGCCACTGTCATCTCCGGCTGGTTCCCCATCTACGACACCATACACG GTATCCGAGGGGAGATCAATGTCCTGGTGAAGGTCGACCTCTTCAACGATCTGAACCGCTTCCGACAGTCCTCCTGTGGCGTGAAGTTCTTCTGCA CTACGTCCATCCCGCGCTGCTACCGGGCGGCGCTGGTCCATggctttgtggaggagctggtcgTGAATGAGGACCCAGAGTACCAGTGGATTGACCGCATCCGAACCCCGCGCGCCTCCAACGAGGCCCGGCAGAGACTCATCTCCCTCATGTCCG GCGAGTTGCAGAGGAAGATAGGTCTAAAGGTGTTGGAGATGGGTGGGAACGCGGTGGTGGGTTACCTCCAGTGTTTCGACCTGGAGGGGGAGTCGGGACTGGTGGTCCGGGCCATTGGGACTGCCTGCACGCTGGACAAACTCAGCTCTGGAACTTCATCCAACaccaacactaacacacacacacactcaaacacagcaCCAGCGTCAAACGCCTGCAACTCTCCGTCCAAAGACAGCAAAGA GCCTGTGTTCAGTgaggaccccccctcctcctctgccccccccacccctctcaaagtcctcccctcctcctctcctccgcccatGTCTCCCTCCAAGCCATGCAGCCgccagtcctcctcctcagacactGACCTCAGTCTGACGCCCAAGACTG GAATGGGGAGTGGGGGCAGCGCTGGGAAGGAGGCGGGGCCCCTGAAGACTCTGTTGAGGCAGCAGACGCAGACGGCTCTGGAGCAAAGG GGAGCCGCCTCCTCTGGTTTGTTGCTAAGTGCCGGG GAGTTCCCCTTCTTCACTCTGACCTGTTTCCCCCCCGGTTTCCTGATCCACGCGGGGGGCGTGGTCAGCGCGCGCTCCGTCAAGCTGCTCGATCGCATCCACAACCCAG atgaGCCAGAGACTCGTGATGCGTGGTGGGAGGAGATTCGCCAAGAGATCAAGTCTCATGCCAAAGCCCTGGGCTGCCATGCTGTTGTGGGATACAGCGAGAGCACCAGCATCTG cgagGAAGTCTGCATTCTCTCAGCATCGGGTACAGCCGCCATCTTGAATCCACGGTTCATGCGCGAGGGCTGTCTGGACGTCGGTGGAAGCGACCACAGGTTGTCACGGCAACCCGCCCCTGTCATGGGGGGGTCGGACAGGGTCGAGGGGGAATTTAGCTCAGCCTGGCTGGG GTTTGAGGATTCATCCCCCACTAGCTGTGGCTTCTGTCATATCCCCTATGATGAACTCAACATGCCCTTCCCTGCCCAGCTCACCTACTGTTACCAATGTCGACGGCAGAAg GTTCCAGACGTGCTCTTCACAACCATCGACCTGCCAACGGAGGCTGCCGTCAACGGGAAGGGCTGCCTCATACAGGCTag gctGTGCCGTCTGAAGAAGAAGGCCCAGGGGGAGGTGAACGCCACGGCCATCTCCAACCTGCTGCCCTTCATGGAGTACGAGCTGCACACCCAGCTCATGAACAAACTCAAGCTGCGCTGCATGAACGCTCTGTTCGGCCTGCGCATTCAGATCAGCGTGGGAGAGAACATGCTGCTAGGCCTtgcc tctgcCACGGGTGTGTACCTCACAGCCCTCCCTGCCCCGGGGGGTATCCAGATAGCAGGCAAGGCGCCTGGAGACCTGAGCTACGAACAGCACATCGCCACCATCCAGAAACGCATCAACGACACCATCGGCAAGAACAAGGAGCTCTACCACATCCACCCGCCG gaagtgacagaggaggtggtgggttcTCCCATCCCAGAGCCCAGACAGAGGTCCCGCCTGTTCCGCTCGCAGTCCGAGAGCTCTGACGATCTCTCTGAACTGGACCTGTCCCACGGCAAGAAGGATGCCTTCgtgctggag ATTGACGACACTGACGCGGTGGAGGACATCCACTCCCTCCTCACTGACGCAGCCACACCCACAG GTTTCTACAGCTGTAACACTGAGATCATGCCTGGGATTCAAAACTGGACTGGCAGTCTACAG atGTTTACGTCCGTGCGGGTGTTTAGGTTAAGCAATGCCAATTTGACCAACCAGGGCCTGAATAAGACCTTCATTGACCTGTGTGAGAACCTGCTGAAG AGTCTGTACTTCAAGCTGCGCTCCATGGTGCCCTGCTGTCTGTGCCATCTGAACTTCGCTGTAGCTGTGCCAGAGGAGGATCTCATAcag GTTGCGGTGACGGCGGTAGCGATGAGTTTTGATAAGGACCAGgctcaggagagaccaggagtggACAAGACTATCACCAAGG GGAGCGCAGAGACCGAAGAGCAGTTGCAGTTCTCCTTGGAGCTGTGCGCTGAGTCATCGGCCAGCAACCAGCCTCCAGGCCGAACCTCAG GTGTCACAGACTGCGGCAACGCCCACCCGTCGTCCAGAG ctccctccgTTGATTACGGTTCCTTTGCAGACAGATGCAGCACCTGGCTAGAGCTGCTTAGGCTGAAAGCTCACACCATAAGACGAGGATCAGTTAAGACAA TCTCGTCATCAGAGCGCTGCAGTCCTCTACCAGAGGGGCGTTCCCGCTCGCTGCGTTCCACACGCTCATTCGGAGGCGGGTCGGTAACCGTGGTGAAGATGACGCCGCTGTCTTTCATTCCCGGAACCCGCATCGTTAAATACCTTGGAAtcatcaacatgttcttcatcaGAGAGACCACATCACTACGGGAG GAGGGTGGTGTGAGCGGGTTCCTGCACTCGTTTATTGCTGAAGTGTTTGCAATGGTCCGGGCCCACGTAGCAGCACTGGGGGGCAATGCAGTGGTCTCCTACAGCAtgaaggagtgtgtgttcatggagaACCCCAACAAGAACCAG GCTCAGTGTCTCATCAATGTGAGCGGCGACGCCGTCATCTTCGTCCGAGACTCCGACCTggaggccacgccccctttgATGAGCTGTGGACAGGTCTGCAGCAGTGGGACAGACGGGACCACATGa
- the c2cd5 gene encoding C2 domain-containing protein 5 isoform X4, with translation MPGKLKAKIVAGRHLPVMDRASDLTDAFVEVKFGNTTFKTDVYHKSLNPQWNSEWFKFEVDDEDLQDEPLQITVLDHDTYSANDAIGKVYIDIDPLLCSEAATVISGWFPIYDTIHGIRGEINVLVKVDLFNDLNRFRQSSCGVKFFCTTSIPRCYRAALVHGFVEELVVNEDPEYQWIDRIRTPRASNEARQRLISLMSGELQRKIGLKVLEMGGNAVVGYLQCFDLEGESGLVVRAIGTACTLDKLSSGTSSNTNTNTHTHSNTAPASNACNSPSKDSKEPVFSEDPPSSSAPPTPLKVLPSSSPPPMSPSKPCSRQSSSSDTDLSLTPKTGMGSGGSAGKEAGPLKTLLRQQTQTALEQRGAASSGLLLSAGEFPFFTLTCFPPGFLIHAGGVVSARSVKLLDRIHNPDEPETRDAWWEEIRQEIKSHAKALGCHAVVGYSESTSICEEVCILSASGTAAILNPRFMREGCLDVGGSDHRLSRQPAPVMGGSDRVEGEFSSAWLGFEDSSPTSCGFCHIPYDELNMPFPAQLTYCYQCRRQKVPDVLFTTIDLPTEAAVNGKGCLIQARLCRLKKKAQGEVNATAISNLLPFMEYELHTQLMNKLKLRCMNALFGLRIQISVGENMLLGLASATGVYLTALPAPGGIQIAGKAPGDLSYEQHIATIQKRINDTIGKNKELYHIHPPEVTEEVVGSPIPEPRQRSRLFRSQSESSDDLSELDLSHGKKDAFVLEIDDTDAVEDIHSLLTDAATPTGFYSCNTEIMPGIQNWTGSLQMFTSVRVFRLSNANLTNQGLNKTFIDLCENLLKSLYFKLRSMVPCCLCHLNFAVAVPEEDLIQVAVTAVAMSFDKDQAQERPGVDKTITKGSAETEEQLQFSLELCAESSASNQPPGRTSGVTDCGNAHPSSRAPSVDYGSFADRCSTWLELLRLKAHTIRRGSVKTSRRTLSLAHSVSSSERCSPLPEGRSRSLRSTRSFGGGSVTVVKMTPLSFIPGTRIVKYLGIINMFFIRETTSLREEGGVSGFLHSFIAEVFAMVRAHVAALGGNAVVSYSMKECVFMENPNKNQAQCLINVSGDAVIFVRDSDLEATPPLMSCGQVCSSGTDGTT, from the exons ATGCCAGGGAAATTGAAAGCCAAAattgtggcgggccgccacttGCCTGTAATGGACAGAGCCAGTGACCTGACAGATGCTTTTGTAGAG GTCAAGTTTGGAAACACAACTTTTAAAACGGATGTCTATCACAAATCACTCAACCCACAATGGAACTCTGAATGGTTCAAATTTGAG GTTGACGACGAAGACTTGCAGGACGAGCCCTTGCAAATCACGGTGTTGGACCATGACACGTACAGTGCCAACGATGCCATAGGGAAGGTTTACATTGACATCGACCCTCTGCTGTGCAGCGAAGCTGCCACTGTCATCTCCGGCTGGTTCCCCATCTACGACACCATACACG GTATCCGAGGGGAGATCAATGTCCTGGTGAAGGTCGACCTCTTCAACGATCTGAACCGCTTCCGACAGTCCTCCTGTGGCGTGAAGTTCTTCTGCA CTACGTCCATCCCGCGCTGCTACCGGGCGGCGCTGGTCCATggctttgtggaggagctggtcgTGAATGAGGACCCAGAGTACCAGTGGATTGACCGCATCCGAACCCCGCGCGCCTCCAACGAGGCCCGGCAGAGACTCATCTCCCTCATGTCCG GCGAGTTGCAGAGGAAGATAGGTCTAAAGGTGTTGGAGATGGGTGGGAACGCGGTGGTGGGTTACCTCCAGTGTTTCGACCTGGAGGGGGAGTCGGGACTGGTGGTCCGGGCCATTGGGACTGCCTGCACGCTGGACAAACTCAGCTCTGGAACTTCATCCAACaccaacactaacacacacacacactcaaacacagcaCCAGCGTCAAACGCCTGCAACTCTCCGTCCAAAGACAGCAAAGA GCCTGTGTTCAGTgaggaccccccctcctcctctgccccccccacccctctcaaagtcctcccctcctcctctcctccgcccatGTCTCCCTCCAAGCCATGCAGCCgccagtcctcctcctcagacactGACCTCAGTCTGACGCCCAAGACTG GAATGGGGAGTGGGGGCAGCGCTGGGAAGGAGGCGGGGCCCCTGAAGACTCTGTTGAGGCAGCAGACGCAGACGGCTCTGGAGCAAAGG GGAGCCGCCTCCTCTGGTTTGTTGCTAAGTGCCGGG GAGTTCCCCTTCTTCACTCTGACCTGTTTCCCCCCCGGTTTCCTGATCCACGCGGGGGGCGTGGTCAGCGCGCGCTCCGTCAAGCTGCTCGATCGCATCCACAACCCAG atgaGCCAGAGACTCGTGATGCGTGGTGGGAGGAGATTCGCCAAGAGATCAAGTCTCATGCCAAAGCCCTGGGCTGCCATGCTGTTGTGGGATACAGCGAGAGCACCAGCATCTG cgagGAAGTCTGCATTCTCTCAGCATCGGGTACAGCCGCCATCTTGAATCCACGGTTCATGCGCGAGGGCTGTCTGGACGTCGGTGGAAGCGACCACAGGTTGTCACGGCAACCCGCCCCTGTCATGGGGGGGTCGGACAGGGTCGAGGGGGAATTTAGCTCAGCCTGGCTGGG GTTTGAGGATTCATCCCCCACTAGCTGTGGCTTCTGTCATATCCCCTATGATGAACTCAACATGCCCTTCCCTGCCCAGCTCACCTACTGTTACCAATGTCGACGGCAGAAg GTTCCAGACGTGCTCTTCACAACCATCGACCTGCCAACGGAGGCTGCCGTCAACGGGAAGGGCTGCCTCATACAGGCTag gctGTGCCGTCTGAAGAAGAAGGCCCAGGGGGAGGTGAACGCCACGGCCATCTCCAACCTGCTGCCCTTCATGGAGTACGAGCTGCACACCCAGCTCATGAACAAACTCAAGCTGCGCTGCATGAACGCTCTGTTCGGCCTGCGCATTCAGATCAGCGTGGGAGAGAACATGCTGCTAGGCCTtgcc tctgcCACGGGTGTGTACCTCACAGCCCTCCCTGCCCCGGGGGGTATCCAGATAGCAGGCAAGGCGCCTGGAGACCTGAGCTACGAACAGCACATCGCCACCATCCAGAAACGCATCAACGACACCATCGGCAAGAACAAGGAGCTCTACCACATCCACCCGCCG gaagtgacagaggaggtggtgggttcTCCCATCCCAGAGCCCAGACAGAGGTCCCGCCTGTTCCGCTCGCAGTCCGAGAGCTCTGACGATCTCTCTGAACTGGACCTGTCCCACGGCAAGAAGGATGCCTTCgtgctggag ATTGACGACACTGACGCGGTGGAGGACATCCACTCCCTCCTCACTGACGCAGCCACACCCACAG GTTTCTACAGCTGTAACACTGAGATCATGCCTGGGATTCAAAACTGGACTGGCAGTCTACAG atGTTTACGTCCGTGCGGGTGTTTAGGTTAAGCAATGCCAATTTGACCAACCAGGGCCTGAATAAGACCTTCATTGACCTGTGTGAGAACCTGCTGAAG AGTCTGTACTTCAAGCTGCGCTCCATGGTGCCCTGCTGTCTGTGCCATCTGAACTTCGCTGTAGCTGTGCCAGAGGAGGATCTCATAcag GTTGCGGTGACGGCGGTAGCGATGAGTTTTGATAAGGACCAGgctcaggagagaccaggagtggACAAGACTATCACCAAGG GGAGCGCAGAGACCGAAGAGCAGTTGCAGTTCTCCTTGGAGCTGTGCGCTGAGTCATCGGCCAGCAACCAGCCTCCAGGCCGAACCTCAG GTGTCACAGACTGCGGCAACGCCCACCCGTCGTCCAGAG ctccctccgTTGATTACGGTTCCTTTGCAGACAGATGCAGCACCTGGCTAGAGCTGCTTAGGCTGAAAGCTCACACCATAAGACGAGGATCAGTTAAGACAAGTAGGAGGACACTGTCGCTAGCACACTCTG TCTCGTCATCAGAGCGCTGCAGTCCTCTACCAGAGGGGCGTTCCCGCTCGCTGCGTTCCACACGCTCATTCGGAGGCGGGTCGGTAACCGTGGTGAAGATGACGCCGCTGTCTTTCATTCCCGGAACCCGCATCGTTAAATACCTTGGAAtcatcaacatgttcttcatcaGAGAGACCACATCACTACGGGAG GAGGGTGGTGTGAGCGGGTTCCTGCACTCGTTTATTGCTGAAGTGTTTGCAATGGTCCGGGCCCACGTAGCAGCACTGGGGGGCAATGCAGTGGTCTCCTACAGCAtgaaggagtgtgtgttcatggagaACCCCAACAAGAACCAG GCTCAGTGTCTCATCAATGTGAGCGGCGACGCCGTCATCTTCGTCCGAGACTCCGACCTggaggccacgccccctttgATGAGCTGTGGACAGGTCTGCAGCAGTGGGACAGACGGGACCACATGa
- the c2cd5 gene encoding C2 domain-containing protein 5 isoform X8, protein MPGKLKAKIVAGRHLPVMDRASDLTDAFVEVKFGNTTFKTDVYHKSLNPQWNSEWFKFEVDDEDLQDEPLQITVLDHDTYSANDAIGKVYIDIDPLLCSEAATVISGWFPIYDTIHGIRGEINVLVKVDLFNDLNRFRQSSCGVKFFCTTSIPRCYRAALVHGFVEELVVNEDPEYQWIDRIRTPRASNEARQRLISLMSGELQRKIGLKVLEMGGNAVVGYLQCFDLEGESGLVVRAIGTACTLDKLSSGTSSNTNTNTHTHSNTAPASNACNSPSKDSKEPVFSEDPPSSSAPPTPLKVLPSSSPPPMSPSKPCSRQSSSSDTDLSLTPKTGMGSGGSAGKEAGPLKTLLRQQTQTALEQRGAASSGLLLSAGEFPFFTLTCFPPGFLIHAGGVVSARSVKLLDRIHNPDEPETRDAWWEEIRQEIKSHAKALGCHAVVGYSESTSICEEVCILSASGTAAILNPRFMREGCLDVGGSDHRLSRQPAPVMGGSDRVEGEFSSAWLGFEDSSPTSCGFCHIPYDELNMPFPAQLTYCYQCRRQKVPDVLFTTIDLPTEAAVNGKGCLIQARLCRLKKKAQGEVNATAISNLLPFMEYELHTQLMNKLKLRCMNALFGLRIQISVGENMLLGLASATGVYLTALPAPGGIQIAGKAPGDLSYEQHIATIQKRINDTIGKNKELYHIHPPKLFALDPEAFGCINMEVTEEVVGSPIPEPRQRSRLFRSQSESSDDLSELDLSHGKKDAFVLEIDDTDAVEDIHSLLTDAATPTGFYSCNTEIMPGIQNWTGSLQMFTSVRVFRLSNANLTNQGLNKTFIDLCENLLKSLYFKLRSMVPCCLCHLNFAVAVPEEDLIQVAVTAVAMSFDKDQAQERPGVDKTITKGSAETEEQLQFSLELCAESSASNQPPGRTSGVTDCGNAHPSSRVSSSERCSPLPEGRSRSLRSTRSFGGGSVTVVKMTPLSFIPGTRIVKYLGIINMFFIRETTSLREEGGVSGFLHSFIAEVFAMVRAHVAALGGNAVVSYSMKECVFMENPNKNQAQCLINVSGDAVIFVRDSDLEATPPLMSCGQVCSSGTDGTT, encoded by the exons ATGCCAGGGAAATTGAAAGCCAAAattgtggcgggccgccacttGCCTGTAATGGACAGAGCCAGTGACCTGACAGATGCTTTTGTAGAG GTCAAGTTTGGAAACACAACTTTTAAAACGGATGTCTATCACAAATCACTCAACCCACAATGGAACTCTGAATGGTTCAAATTTGAG GTTGACGACGAAGACTTGCAGGACGAGCCCTTGCAAATCACGGTGTTGGACCATGACACGTACAGTGCCAACGATGCCATAGGGAAGGTTTACATTGACATCGACCCTCTGCTGTGCAGCGAAGCTGCCACTGTCATCTCCGGCTGGTTCCCCATCTACGACACCATACACG GTATCCGAGGGGAGATCAATGTCCTGGTGAAGGTCGACCTCTTCAACGATCTGAACCGCTTCCGACAGTCCTCCTGTGGCGTGAAGTTCTTCTGCA CTACGTCCATCCCGCGCTGCTACCGGGCGGCGCTGGTCCATggctttgtggaggagctggtcgTGAATGAGGACCCAGAGTACCAGTGGATTGACCGCATCCGAACCCCGCGCGCCTCCAACGAGGCCCGGCAGAGACTCATCTCCCTCATGTCCG GCGAGTTGCAGAGGAAGATAGGTCTAAAGGTGTTGGAGATGGGTGGGAACGCGGTGGTGGGTTACCTCCAGTGTTTCGACCTGGAGGGGGAGTCGGGACTGGTGGTCCGGGCCATTGGGACTGCCTGCACGCTGGACAAACTCAGCTCTGGAACTTCATCCAACaccaacactaacacacacacacactcaaacacagcaCCAGCGTCAAACGCCTGCAACTCTCCGTCCAAAGACAGCAAAGA GCCTGTGTTCAGTgaggaccccccctcctcctctgccccccccacccctctcaaagtcctcccctcctcctctcctccgcccatGTCTCCCTCCAAGCCATGCAGCCgccagtcctcctcctcagacactGACCTCAGTCTGACGCCCAAGACTG GAATGGGGAGTGGGGGCAGCGCTGGGAAGGAGGCGGGGCCCCTGAAGACTCTGTTGAGGCAGCAGACGCAGACGGCTCTGGAGCAAAGG GGAGCCGCCTCCTCTGGTTTGTTGCTAAGTGCCGGG GAGTTCCCCTTCTTCACTCTGACCTGTTTCCCCCCCGGTTTCCTGATCCACGCGGGGGGCGTGGTCAGCGCGCGCTCCGTCAAGCTGCTCGATCGCATCCACAACCCAG atgaGCCAGAGACTCGTGATGCGTGGTGGGAGGAGATTCGCCAAGAGATCAAGTCTCATGCCAAAGCCCTGGGCTGCCATGCTGTTGTGGGATACAGCGAGAGCACCAGCATCTG cgagGAAGTCTGCATTCTCTCAGCATCGGGTACAGCCGCCATCTTGAATCCACGGTTCATGCGCGAGGGCTGTCTGGACGTCGGTGGAAGCGACCACAGGTTGTCACGGCAACCCGCCCCTGTCATGGGGGGGTCGGACAGGGTCGAGGGGGAATTTAGCTCAGCCTGGCTGGG GTTTGAGGATTCATCCCCCACTAGCTGTGGCTTCTGTCATATCCCCTATGATGAACTCAACATGCCCTTCCCTGCCCAGCTCACCTACTGTTACCAATGTCGACGGCAGAAg GTTCCAGACGTGCTCTTCACAACCATCGACCTGCCAACGGAGGCTGCCGTCAACGGGAAGGGCTGCCTCATACAGGCTag gctGTGCCGTCTGAAGAAGAAGGCCCAGGGGGAGGTGAACGCCACGGCCATCTCCAACCTGCTGCCCTTCATGGAGTACGAGCTGCACACCCAGCTCATGAACAAACTCAAGCTGCGCTGCATGAACGCTCTGTTCGGCCTGCGCATTCAGATCAGCGTGGGAGAGAACATGCTGCTAGGCCTtgcc tctgcCACGGGTGTGTACCTCACAGCCCTCCCTGCCCCGGGGGGTATCCAGATAGCAGGCAAGGCGCCTGGAGACCTGAGCTACGAACAGCACATCGCCACCATCCAGAAACGCATCAACGACACCATCGGCAAGAACAAGGAGCTCTACCACATCCACCCGCCG AAATTATTTGCGCTGGACCCTGAGGCATTCGGCTGCATAAACATG gaagtgacagaggaggtggtgggttcTCCCATCCCAGAGCCCAGACAGAGGTCCCGCCTGTTCCGCTCGCAGTCCGAGAGCTCTGACGATCTCTCTGAACTGGACCTGTCCCACGGCAAGAAGGATGCCTTCgtgctggag ATTGACGACACTGACGCGGTGGAGGACATCCACTCCCTCCTCACTGACGCAGCCACACCCACAG GTTTCTACAGCTGTAACACTGAGATCATGCCTGGGATTCAAAACTGGACTGGCAGTCTACAG atGTTTACGTCCGTGCGGGTGTTTAGGTTAAGCAATGCCAATTTGACCAACCAGGGCCTGAATAAGACCTTCATTGACCTGTGTGAGAACCTGCTGAAG AGTCTGTACTTCAAGCTGCGCTCCATGGTGCCCTGCTGTCTGTGCCATCTGAACTTCGCTGTAGCTGTGCCAGAGGAGGATCTCATAcag GTTGCGGTGACGGCGGTAGCGATGAGTTTTGATAAGGACCAGgctcaggagagaccaggagtggACAAGACTATCACCAAGG GGAGCGCAGAGACCGAAGAGCAGTTGCAGTTCTCCTTGGAGCTGTGCGCTGAGTCATCGGCCAGCAACCAGCCTCCAGGCCGAACCTCAG GTGTCACAGACTGCGGCAACGCCCACCCGTCGTCCAGAG TCTCGTCATCAGAGCGCTGCAGTCCTCTACCAGAGGGGCGTTCCCGCTCGCTGCGTTCCACACGCTCATTCGGAGGCGGGTCGGTAACCGTGGTGAAGATGACGCCGCTGTCTTTCATTCCCGGAACCCGCATCGTTAAATACCTTGGAAtcatcaacatgttcttcatcaGAGAGACCACATCACTACGGGAG GAGGGTGGTGTGAGCGGGTTCCTGCACTCGTTTATTGCTGAAGTGTTTGCAATGGTCCGGGCCCACGTAGCAGCACTGGGGGGCAATGCAGTGGTCTCCTACAGCAtgaaggagtgtgtgttcatggagaACCCCAACAAGAACCAG GCTCAGTGTCTCATCAATGTGAGCGGCGACGCCGTCATCTTCGTCCGAGACTCCGACCTggaggccacgccccctttgATGAGCTGTGGACAGGTCTGCAGCAGTGGGACAGACGGGACCACATGa